A DNA window from uncultured Methanoregula sp. contains the following coding sequences:
- a CDS encoding sugar phosphate isomerase/epimerase family protein, which translates to MVSYSVASMFFHEYTIDEIFSFVSRSGLDAIEFWLETPHFWLRDLPVHEVLAARKARPGLSLLTVHAPILDLNPCSINPEVAEVSVGYAVRSIAMAEELGARVLTLHPGRRTAKRPPGNADFIRFDHYIERIRETALQNSLKISMENMEPAVNSLLCTPERMRELLDAEPWLYFTLDVSHALAGSNDGPLRYIELCHDRLANVHISRVNGRTLHHPLDRSPAMAVVMESLKDHKYTGSLTLEIEDLTFDRTLSSDEKIAVLSWDCAFMHECME; encoded by the coding sequence ATGGTGTCTTACTCCGTTGCAAGCATGTTCTTTCACGAGTACACCATTGATGAGATCTTCTCGTTTGTATCCAGATCCGGCCTTGACGCCATCGAGTTCTGGCTCGAAACTCCTCACTTCTGGCTCCGCGATCTTCCGGTTCACGAGGTGCTCGCTGCCCGGAAGGCCCGTCCCGGACTCTCGCTCCTGACCGTGCATGCCCCGATTCTCGATCTCAACCCCTGTTCCATCAACCCGGAAGTTGCTGAAGTCTCTGTCGGTTATGCGGTCCGTTCGATCGCCATGGCCGAAGAGCTCGGCGCCCGCGTTCTCACCCTCCACCCGGGGCGAAGGACGGCAAAGAGGCCTCCCGGGAATGCGGATTTTATTCGGTTCGACCACTATATTGAGAGGATCCGGGAGACTGCTCTTCAGAATTCCCTGAAGATAAGCATGGAAAACATGGAACCAGCCGTCAATTCCCTTCTCTGTACTCCTGAACGTATGCGGGAACTCCTCGATGCCGAACCCTGGCTGTATTTCACCCTTGACGTTTCCCACGCTCTCGCGGGGTCAAACGACGGACCCCTGCGGTATATCGAGCTCTGCCACGACAGGCTTGCAAATGTGCATATAAGCAGGGTGAACGGGAGAACCCTGCACCACCCGCTTGACCGGAGCCCGGCTATGGCAGTGGTGATGGAATCCCTTAAGGATCACAAGTATACGGGCAGCCTGACCCTGGAGATCGAGGACCTGACGTTCGATCGTACCCTTTCATCGGACGAGAAAATTGCTGTTCTTTCCTGGGACTGTGCTTTCATGCACGAATGCATGGAATGA
- a CDS encoding HVO_0476 family zinc finger protein, whose product MFITVPCPECNDETEHEVVAESRDLLVRCTTCGHHQRIPKEREPQALMIKAIVSREGTSRVCGIELAEDDECSVDDHLVAECGDDAFGVEVTSIECGDKRPQRAKAADITALWTRAIEQVVVKISIHDGRKTIPVYMPCDGEQAFVVGEMYVVSGKRFKISHLKLRDGPLMRKEGWKTVAHRVKRIYGTRL is encoded by the coding sequence ATGTTTATCACCGTCCCCTGCCCGGAGTGCAATGATGAGACCGAACACGAAGTCGTGGCCGAATCCCGCGATCTTCTGGTCCGGTGCACAACCTGCGGCCACCACCAGCGGATCCCAAAGGAACGCGAACCGCAGGCGCTCATGATCAAGGCCATCGTCTCCCGCGAAGGAACCTCCAGGGTCTGCGGGATAGAACTTGCCGAAGACGACGAGTGCAGCGTTGACGATCACCTTGTAGCCGAATGCGGGGACGATGCATTCGGAGTCGAGGTCACCTCCATCGAGTGCGGGGATAAACGTCCCCAGCGTGCGAAAGCTGCGGATATCACCGCGCTCTGGACCCGGGCCATCGAGCAGGTGGTAGTCAAGATCTCCATCCATGACGGAAGGAAAACCATTCCCGTTTACATGCCCTGCGACGGGGAACAGGCATTTGTTGTCGGAGAGATGTATGTGGTCTCCGGGAAACGGTTCAAGATATCCCACCTCAAGTTGCGCGACGGACCGCTGATGAGAAAAGAGGGCTGGAAGACCGTGGCCCACCGTGTGAAGCGGATTTACGGCACCCGGTTATAG
- the xseA gene encoding exodeoxyribonuclease VII large subunit, with amino-acid sequence MDWFNTPEEPAVKIAEPLLVSELSAIIAGLLDDPRVQDIRVRGEITNYKHHGRGHRYFNLSEKGGGSTAAVIKCVMWRSDADRLIFNPEDGMEVILSGSVTLYAPHGAYQFQVKGMEKAGLGEKYLLVEKWKKELAAEGCFSQDRKRSLPPFPRRVGVVTSETGAVIHDIRNVVERRYPIEIIISPTAVQGETAHTEIAAAIRRVERLVDVIIVARGGGSFEDLFGFNHPDVVRAIANSPVPVISAIGHEVDVTLADLAADMRAPTPSAAAELAVPDRNVLLRYLGEQNTRLLMALQGRVSWAKEEVQGLRDRLRPQRLARKIGERKQNTADLAERLERSCTTRIERERLILSEMKTALEGANPLSVLARGYCVAEREGKLQKSAGTLAVNDRLKLRFLDGSSQVIVERVDHDRNI; translated from the coding sequence ATGGACTGGTTCAACACCCCGGAGGAACCTGCCGTAAAGATAGCCGAGCCCCTGCTCGTGTCGGAACTGTCTGCAATCATAGCCGGTCTGCTCGATGACCCACGGGTGCAGGACATCCGGGTCAGGGGTGAGATTACAAACTACAAGCACCATGGCCGGGGTCACCGGTACTTCAACCTGTCAGAGAAAGGCGGGGGAAGCACCGCTGCAGTCATCAAGTGCGTGATGTGGCGCTCGGATGCAGATCGGCTCATATTCAATCCGGAAGATGGGATGGAAGTGATCCTGTCCGGGTCAGTCACCCTGTACGCACCCCACGGGGCTTACCAGTTCCAGGTCAAAGGAATGGAAAAAGCCGGGCTTGGGGAGAAGTACCTGCTCGTGGAGAAATGGAAAAAAGAGCTTGCCGCGGAAGGATGCTTCTCCCAGGATCGTAAACGGAGCCTCCCCCCATTTCCCAGAAGAGTGGGGGTTGTGACATCCGAGACCGGTGCGGTCATTCACGATATACGGAATGTCGTGGAGCGGAGGTACCCGATCGAGATCATCATCTCCCCCACAGCCGTTCAGGGAGAGACCGCCCACACCGAGATTGCTGCAGCCATACGGAGGGTCGAGAGGCTCGTGGATGTGATCATCGTTGCCCGGGGCGGAGGCAGTTTTGAGGATCTCTTCGGGTTCAATCACCCGGATGTTGTCCGGGCAATTGCCAACAGCCCGGTGCCGGTGATAAGTGCCATCGGGCATGAAGTGGATGTCACGCTTGCCGATCTTGCTGCGGATATGCGGGCACCGACACCCTCTGCTGCCGCAGAACTCGCAGTTCCGGACCGGAATGTCCTTCTTCGCTACCTGGGGGAGCAGAACACGAGGCTGCTTATGGCCCTGCAGGGACGGGTGTCCTGGGCAAAGGAGGAAGTGCAGGGACTTCGGGACAGGCTCCGGCCGCAGCGTCTCGCGCGGAAGATCGGTGAGCGCAAACAGAATACCGCAGATCTTGCAGAGAGGCTGGAACGGTCATGCACGACCAGAATCGAGCGTGAACGCCTCATCCTCTCCGAGATGAAAACCGCACTTGAGGGAGCAAACCCGCTCTCTGTACTGGCGCGGGGATATTGTGTGGCAGAGAGGGAAGGAAAACTCCAGAAAAGTGCAGGGACACTTGCTGTGAACGACCGGCTGAAACTCAGGTTTCTTGACGGCAGCAGCCAGGTGATCGTGGAGCGTGTGGATCATGACAGAAACATATGA
- a CDS encoding Hsp20/alpha crystallin family protein, with protein MVWRRYPFESMWREMEEMRSDLDALFQTTSSGHRLLPAGGVSDRMLPAIRGEFRVDVREHDDEVIVAADLPGADKETVSLQLLNPRALEISCDRSNEKEEKGKDYYVRERVSGSMRRIVALPTDVKDEGSRASFKNGVLEVRLKKTTIPSRSRIEIE; from the coding sequence ATGGTATGGAGACGTTATCCATTCGAGTCTATGTGGCGCGAGATGGAAGAGATGAGATCGGATCTCGACGCCCTGTTCCAGACCACCTCATCCGGTCACCGGCTCCTTCCCGCCGGAGGAGTCAGCGATCGCATGCTTCCTGCAATCCGCGGCGAATTCAGGGTTGATGTTCGGGAGCATGACGATGAAGTTATTGTTGCCGCAGATCTCCCGGGCGCTGATAAAGAGACCGTATCGCTCCAGCTCCTGAATCCGCGGGCACTTGAAATATCCTGCGACCGGAGCAACGAGAAAGAGGAGAAAGGTAAAGACTATTATGTACGGGAACGCGTATCAGGATCGATGCGCCGGATTGTTGCGCTCCCCACAGACGTCAAAGACGAGGGTTCCAGAGCCTCGTTCAAGAACGGGGTACTGGAGGTCCGGCTTAAAAAGACAACGATTCCGTCCCGTTCCCGAATCGAGATAGAATAA
- the xseB gene encoding exodeoxyribonuclease VII small subunit → MTETYETKIEHLKTIIEKIEDGNTSLEESMKLYEQGAALVKQCESLLAEAELKITTLSRDA, encoded by the coding sequence ATGACAGAAACATATGAGACAAAAATAGAACACTTAAAAACCATCATTGAGAAGATCGAAGACGGGAACACGAGCCTCGAGGAGAGCATGAAACTCTACGAACAGGGCGCAGCTCTTGTTAAGCAGTGCGAATCCCTGCTTGCGGAAGCTGAACTGAAGATCACAACCCTCAGCCGGGACGCATAG
- a CDS encoding DUF371 domain-containing protein, which produces MEAQEIIRCRGHPLVLGTHPTTFEVTREDHLTANGNCIIGIAADKGCSGLSSAFRNLLAHNDAVLQTHLECEGVTVTIRSSGSSEMTLDHPTDMVWRRSGFVCGRTIGIRSDTVAQTLPRELINNLVQGKEMVVTLTAMRPG; this is translated from the coding sequence ATGGAGGCGCAGGAGATCATCCGGTGCAGGGGGCATCCGCTTGTCCTTGGCACCCACCCGACAACATTTGAAGTGACCCGCGAGGATCACCTGACGGCAAACGGAAACTGTATCATCGGTATCGCCGCGGATAAGGGGTGCAGCGGGCTTTCTTCAGCATTCAGAAATCTGCTTGCGCACAATGATGCCGTGCTCCAGACCCATCTTGAATGCGAAGGGGTTACGGTCACGATCCGATCAAGCGGGTCGTCGGAGATGACCCTGGATCATCCGACCGATATGGTCTGGCGCAGGAGCGGTTTTGTCTGCGGGCGGACCATTGGCATCCGATCCGATACCGTTGCGCAGACCCTGCCCCGGGAGCTGATAAACAATCTGGTGCAGGGAAAAGAGATGGTAGTTACCCTGACGGCTATGCGTCCCGGCTGA
- a CDS encoding thioredoxin family protein encodes MALQVLCFFQPGCMGCMEQAPINAGVQKTLNLTIEEIDAVKNPQYIKQYQLTATPTILVLKDGKVLERFEGVVHAEQLESVLKKYL; translated from the coding sequence ATGGCACTGCAAGTACTTTGCTTTTTCCAGCCTGGATGCATGGGGTGCATGGAGCAGGCTCCTATCAATGCCGGGGTCCAGAAAACGCTCAACCTCACCATCGAAGAGATTGATGCGGTAAAAAATCCGCAGTATATCAAACAATACCAGCTGACGGCAACCCCTACGATTCTCGTGCTGAAGGATGGCAAAGTCCTTGAGCGGTTTGAAGGGGTTGTCCATGCAGAACAACTGGAATCCGTGTTGAAAAAATATCTATAA